The following are encoded together in the Mycteria americana isolate JAX WOST 10 ecotype Jacksonville Zoo and Gardens chromosome 2, USCA_MyAme_1.0, whole genome shotgun sequence genome:
- the ASB4 gene encoding ankyrin repeat and SOCS box protein 4 — protein MDLEETYKEGENTEGKMTRTAAAKLVKKAFLEALKSNDFETLEELLSQKKIDVDTVFEVEDENLILASYKQGYWLPGYKLKISWATGLHLAVMYGHLESLSVLLNHKATVNCRPNGKAAIHVACEMANVECLKILCNHGAKLNCFSMSGQAPLHFCTTRTSMPCAQQLVWRGANVNIKTNNQDEETPLHIVARLGIPELVAFYVEQGAHVDALNAYMETPLACAAYWALHYKDQIYSLDHHLVCRMLLDYKAEVNARDEDFKSPLHKAAWNCDHVLLHMLLEAGAEANIMDVNGCAPLQYIIKVTSVRPAAQPDICYQLLLNHGAARIYPLQFHKVLQACHSHPRAVEVVVNTYEHIKSTSKWKAAIPDDVFERHQDFYDSLFTVCSNSPRSLMHLCRCAIRAILSERCHRGVPLLSIPPSMKKYLLLEPEGIIY, from the exons ATGGATCTGGAGGAGACATACAAAGAGGGAGAGAATACAGAGGGGAAAATGACTCGAACTGCAGCTGCAAAGTTGGTGAAAAAGGCTTTTCTCGAAGCCCTGAAGTCCAATGACTTTGAAACACTGGAAGAGCTCTTGAGCCAAAAGAAAATAGACGTGGACACGGTGTTTGAAGTGGAAGATGAAAACCTGATTCTGGCATCCTACAAACAAG GGTACTGGCTGCCTGgctacaaattaaaaatatcctGGGCAACTGGACTTCATCTAGCTGTCATGTATGGACACCTGGAGAGTCTTTCAGTCCTGCTCAATCACAAAGCTACAGTCAACTGCCGGCCCAACGGAAAAGCTGCAATCCACGTAGCGTGTGAAATGGCAAATGTTGAGTGTCTCAAGATCCTTTGCAACCACGGAGCTAAGCTGAACTGCTTTTCAATGAGTGGGCAGGCGCCCTTGCACTTCTGTACGACACGAACCTCCATGCCTTGTGCCCAGCAGCTGGTTTGGAGAG GAGCGAATGtgaacataaaaacaaacaaccaagaTGAGGAGACTCCTCTGCACATCGTTGCACGTTTGGGTATCCCTGAGCTCGTGGCCTTTTACGTGGAACAAGGAGCACACGTTGATGCTCTCAATGCCTACATGGAGACTCCCCTGGCCTGTGCAGCCTATTGGGCCCTTCACTATAAGGATCAGATATACAGCCTGGATCACCACCTTGTCTGTCGGATGCTCTTAGACTATAAAGCTGAAGTGAATGCTCGTGATGAGGATTTCAAATCACCGCTCCACAAAGCTGCCTGGAACTGTGATCACGTCCTGCTGCATatgctgctggaggcaggagcagaagcaAACATCATGGATGTCAATGGCTGTGCACCCCTACAGTATATCATAAAAGTGACATCTGTGCGGCCAGCTGCCCAGCCTGACATCTGCTACCAGCTGCTACTGAATCATGGAGCAGCTAGGATATATCCACTGCAATTCCACAAG GTGCTACAAGCCTGTCATTCCCACCCCAGAGCTGTGGAGGTTGTCGTCAATACCTACGAACACATCAAATCAACATCGAAGTGGAAAGCAGCCATACCTGATGATGTCTTTGAG CGGCACCAGGATTTCTATGACTCTTTGTTCACCGTGTGCAGCAATTCACCACGGTCACTCATGCATTTATGCAGATGTGCTATTAGGGCGATATTGTCAGAAAGGTGCCACCGAGGAGTCCCCTTGCTCTCCATCCCCCCGTCCATGAAGAAGTACTTGCTGCTGGAACCAGAGGGAATCATCTACTGA